The Epilithonimonas zeae genome contains a region encoding:
- the tenA gene encoding thiaminase II produces MNWSENAWKSIENIYQDIIEMPFIKELSDGTLDKEKFQFYIAQDSLYLEHFGRTLALIGSKAHQIEDALAYMRFAENAIVVENALHESYFKEFEISDKGILEPVCHHYIHFLRSTAAFEPVEVALAATLPCFWIYKEVGDYILNLKQASENPYQSWIETYGGEDFAVAVKTAIEICNKAAENTTPEIRTRMNDAFITASRLEYQFWEAAYYLKKWK; encoded by the coding sequence ATGAATTGGTCTGAAAACGCCTGGAAATCAATTGAAAATATTTATCAAGACATCATTGAAATGCCTTTTATTAAGGAATTATCGGATGGAACTTTAGACAAAGAAAAATTCCAGTTTTATATTGCTCAGGACTCTTTGTATTTGGAGCATTTTGGGAGAACTTTAGCTTTAATCGGAAGTAAAGCGCATCAAATTGAAGACGCTTTGGCATATATGAGATTTGCCGAAAATGCCATTGTCGTTGAAAATGCTTTGCACGAATCTTATTTTAAAGAATTTGAAATTTCAGACAAAGGGATTTTAGAGCCTGTTTGTCATCATTATATTCATTTTTTGAGAAGTACCGCAGCTTTTGAGCCTGTTGAAGTAGCTTTGGCAGCGACTTTACCTTGTTTCTGGATTTATAAGGAAGTCGGAGATTACATTCTGAATCTTAAACAAGCATCAGAAAACCCTTATCAAAGCTGGATTGAAACTTATGGCGGAGAAGATTTTGCTGTTGCGGTTAAAACTGCCATCGAGATTTGCAATAAAGCCGCTGAAAATACAACTCCCGAAATAAGAACCCGAATGAATGATGCATTTATTACCGCTTCACGTCTGGAATATCAGTTTTGGGAAGCGGCTTATTATTTAAAAAAATGGAAGTAA
- a CDS encoding PaaI family thioesterase translates to MKLPILAYLQSMINKSLLPEINTHLQYPTAIATTLGMEVIEIGPGRATISIETSKELHANQQGTIHGGLISELADAAIGTAHSTFIERGESFTTIELKINFYRPVFSGSLKAKAYPLHKGKNVSHYLCEVKNAEDKTVAMATSTVMTLRGEMAVGR, encoded by the coding sequence ATGAAATTACCTATACTTGCTTACCTGCAGAGTATGATCAATAAATCATTACTGCCTGAAATCAATACGCATTTGCAATATCCAACTGCTATAGCTACCACGCTTGGAATGGAAGTCATTGAGATTGGTCCGGGAAGAGCAACGATATCAATAGAGACATCAAAAGAATTGCACGCTAACCAACAGGGAACCATACATGGAGGTCTTATTAGCGAATTGGCCGATGCAGCCATCGGAACCGCTCACTCAACCTTTATTGAAAGAGGAGAATCTTTTACGACTATAGAACTAAAGATCAATTTTTATCGCCCGGTTTTTAGTGGATCACTTAAGGCAAAAGCCTACCCACTGCATAAAGGTAAGAATGTAAGTCATTACTTGTGCGAGGTGAAAAATGCTGAGGACAAGACGGTAGCGATGGCAACTAGTACCGTGATGACCTTACGTGGAGAAATGGCTGTTGGTCGGTAA
- the hxpB gene encoding hexitol phosphatase HxpB, giving the protein MIEAVLFDMDGLLIDSEPFWKTAEKEVFGSLGIEVTEYHSTITSNMTTREVTDYWFSLKPWKNIGLAEIEQQVIDRVGELIDLQGQIMPGVEKTLAYFKAAGYKIGLATNSPDMLIFKVLKKLNIEWYFDAILSAEFVDKGKPSPDIYIKIASILLVNPSRCVVFEDSSSGLTAAKAAGMFVVVVPENTQYHHTKFDFADLKINSLLDLQEEHIQHFNNLIE; this is encoded by the coding sequence ATGATAGAAGCAGTATTATTTGATATGGATGGTCTGTTAATCGATTCCGAACCTTTTTGGAAAACTGCCGAAAAAGAAGTATTCGGATCTTTAGGAATTGAGGTAACAGAGTATCACTCAACTATAACGAGCAACATGACAACGAGAGAAGTTACTGACTATTGGTTTAGTCTTAAACCTTGGAAGAATATTGGTTTAGCCGAAATCGAGCAGCAGGTTATTGATAGGGTAGGAGAACTGATTGATTTACAGGGACAGATAATGCCTGGAGTCGAAAAGACTTTAGCCTATTTTAAAGCTGCAGGATATAAAATTGGTCTGGCTACAAACTCACCGGATATGCTTATTTTCAAAGTACTAAAAAAATTGAATATTGAATGGTATTTTGATGCTATCCTCTCAGCAGAATTTGTTGACAAAGGTAAACCTAGTCCGGATATTTATATTAAAATAGCGTCTATCTTATTAGTTAATCCTTCACGATGTGTTGTATTTGAGGATTCTTCCTCCGGACTTACCGCTGCAAAAGCGGCTGGTATGTTTGTAGTCGTTGTACCTGAAAATACCCAATACCATCACACCAAATTTGATTTTGCTGATTTAAAGATCAACAGCCTACTTGATCTACAGGAAGAGCATATTCAGCATTTTAATAATTTAATTGAATAA
- a CDS encoding aminotransferase-like domain-containing protein, translating to MKSYKFELFTIEIEKNVREGIYKPGHKLPSVRQIKEKYQLSSSTVQLGYEHLILSGFVDSIPKSGYYVSNNRESNAQPSTIKHKPVVRDATFSNHLALTTSLRMGRKISEFNVAAPGDLIIPQKLLLRTMQQVIRKNGAGLLRYYPASGLPLLKQNIVKQAASYQTRISQDELLITDGALQALYIALSATCESGDAIALESPCVFSVLEVIRVLKLKVIEVPVDSIFGFDIDFFNKACEKNKIKAVVVTPNFHNPTGTLLSDEQKKMLLNIAQRHHIAVIENDIYGDLHFQGQRPSTIKSFDESGLVLTYSSYAKTLAPGIRLGWLSSGQFMERAEQVRFSLGSSVSPLYQETVNHLIESSSYDRHVRSFRLQLAKNAHFAINLLSTHFPENISLVTPYGGYNLWVKMPDTTDMKFFYQQCDKIGVRFTPGYTFSFSSAFDQYFRLVFADTFSPKRIEAIRQLGQRLR from the coding sequence ATGAAAAGCTATAAATTTGAATTGTTCACGATTGAGATCGAAAAAAATGTTAGGGAAGGGATTTACAAACCTGGACATAAGCTGCCATCAGTACGTCAGATCAAAGAAAAATATCAACTTAGCAGCAGTACTGTGCAACTAGGATATGAACATCTGATACTTAGCGGATTCGTTGACAGTATTCCAAAATCAGGTTATTATGTAAGCAACAACAGGGAATCAAACGCACAACCGTCAACAATTAAACATAAACCTGTTGTGAGAGATGCGACTTTCAGTAATCATCTGGCACTGACTACTTCTTTAAGGATGGGCAGGAAAATTTCAGAATTTAATGTAGCTGCTCCAGGTGACCTTATTATCCCGCAAAAGTTATTGTTAAGAACCATGCAGCAGGTCATCAGAAAGAACGGCGCTGGACTATTACGATATTATCCCGCAAGCGGATTACCTTTACTAAAACAAAATATTGTAAAACAAGCTGCATCTTATCAAACCAGGATTAGCCAAGATGAACTTCTAATAACAGACGGTGCCTTACAGGCTTTATATATTGCGTTGTCGGCAACTTGTGAGTCAGGTGATGCAATTGCGCTGGAAAGTCCGTGCGTTTTTTCTGTTCTGGAGGTTATCAGGGTATTAAAACTTAAAGTTATTGAGGTTCCCGTTGACTCCATATTTGGATTTGACATTGATTTCTTTAATAAAGCCTGCGAGAAGAATAAAATAAAAGCTGTTGTAGTTACTCCTAATTTTCATAATCCCACCGGAACTTTACTAAGCGACGAACAGAAGAAAATGTTATTGAATATTGCTCAAAGACATCACATTGCTGTAATAGAAAATGATATCTATGGAGATCTGCATTTTCAGGGTCAAAGACCCTCCACCATAAAGAGTTTTGATGAGAGCGGTCTCGTGCTGACCTATTCTTCCTATGCAAAAACACTGGCTCCAGGGATCAGACTGGGATGGCTAAGTTCAGGCCAATTTATGGAACGTGCTGAACAGGTCAGGTTTTCATTGGGTAGCAGTGTTTCACCTTTGTATCAGGAGACGGTAAATCATTTAATTGAGAGCAGCAGTTACGATCGTCATGTAAGGTCTTTTCGCTTGCAATTGGCAAAAAACGCTCACTTTGCGATCAATTTACTTTCAACTCATTTTCCCGAAAATATCTCTTTGGTAACTCCATACGGGGGATATAACCTTTGGGTAAAGATGCCCGATACAACTGACATGAAATTCTTTTATCAACAATGTGATAAAATAGGTGTTAGATTTACTCCAGGCTATACCTTTTCATTTTCATCTGCTTTCGACCAATACTTTAGACTTGTTTTTGCAGACACTTTTTCACCCAAAAGGATAGAGGCGATTAGACAGTTGGGGCAGCGTTTAAGATAG
- a CDS encoding SDR family NAD(P)-dependent oxidoreductase, whose protein sequence is MKTVLISGANRGIGLETAKKFSQQGYRVFLSSKNYENGLRVTEELKNSGYLNIIPISLDTHDQSIIDQAFEFITQYTPSLDVLINNAEIRGQQSQSPTILDMDNIKEIYETNLFGTMRLTKTMIPMLRKSPDPRIVNVSRN, encoded by the coding sequence ATGAAAACAGTGCTTATCAGTGGTGCAAACAGAGGAATTGGTCTGGAGACTGCCAAAAAATTTTCCCAACAGGGATATAGAGTGTTTCTTAGTTCGAAAAATTATGAAAACGGTTTACGTGTGACCGAAGAGCTAAAAAATTCTGGATATTTAAATATCATACCCATTTCTCTGGATACCCATGATCAATCAATTATCGACCAAGCATTTGAATTCATCACCCAATATACTCCAAGTTTGGATGTATTAATCAACAATGCAGAAATACGAGGTCAGCAGTCACAATCACCAACAATACTTGATATGGATAACATCAAAGAGATTTATGAGACCAATCTCTTCGGTACAATGCGCCTGACCAAGACCATGATACCAATGCTCAGAAAATCACCCGATCCGCGCATCGTAAATGTCTCCCGCAATTAG
- a CDS encoding MFS transporter: MNTYKNSTSLSAQSPSTMWVSILSLGTFIVFFQGFMVAPILPQLSELFKVTVQHVSFIEPAYLLSYGISTLMYAPLSEKYGRFPVITFSLCGFIMATALTGFVQNIDQLIFLRLLTGLLAGGVAPTTIGWIGDNFPYEKRGHALGIFFGFMAAGTAFGSSAGALLTSFVGWRMLFWIVAGLGIIILGILVINRGNFSQKQNESTLRGKMMLSEYYNILKLSRARRTYIFVLLNSMFHSGIFAWTGYFFFSNYYLTERGVGLALLGYGIPGLLLGPFLGKMADKFGRNRIIPIGITVGAISTLLLAMQYPLLISCFLIATLSLAFDMTHPLFAAIITTLSERKGIAIGLFAFVMFMGYGLGSLIFSLIINIGINKSFQVFGFFAVLGAILSFFAFKNER; encoded by the coding sequence ATGAATACATATAAAAATAGTACATCATTATCTGCTCAAAGCCCTTCTACAATGTGGGTTTCAATTCTTTCTCTTGGAACCTTCATCGTCTTCTTTCAAGGATTTATGGTTGCTCCCATACTTCCACAACTTTCTGAGCTTTTCAAGGTCACCGTTCAACACGTAAGTTTCATTGAACCTGCCTATCTGCTGAGCTATGGTATTTCAACATTGATGTATGCACCCTTGTCAGAAAAATATGGACGTTTTCCAGTAATTACTTTTTCTCTGTGTGGATTTATAATGGCTACTGCTCTAACAGGCTTTGTACAAAACATCGATCAACTTATTTTTCTAAGGCTTCTGACCGGACTTCTCGCCGGAGGTGTCGCTCCGACAACAATCGGTTGGATCGGTGACAATTTTCCGTATGAGAAAAGAGGTCATGCTTTGGGAATATTTTTCGGTTTTATGGCTGCGGGAACAGCATTTGGTTCAAGCGCAGGTGCATTATTGACTTCATTTGTAGGGTGGAGAATGCTATTTTGGATTGTTGCCGGATTAGGAATTATTATTTTGGGAATTCTCGTAATAAATCGTGGCAATTTCTCACAAAAGCAAAATGAAAGTACATTAAGGGGTAAAATGATGTTATCTGAATACTATAATATACTCAAATTGAGCAGAGCGCGTCGTACCTATATATTTGTTCTTTTAAACTCCATGTTTCATAGTGGTATATTTGCATGGACAGGATATTTCTTTTTCAGCAACTATTATCTTACTGAAAGAGGTGTAGGATTAGCATTGCTGGGCTATGGAATACCCGGTCTGCTGTTAGGTCCTTTTTTAGGAAAGATGGCTGACAAATTTGGTCGTAATAGAATCATTCCCATAGGAATAACAGTCGGAGCAATATCCACCTTATTGCTAGCGATGCAGTACCCATTATTAATCTCCTGTTTTTTAATTGCGACCCTTTCACTTGCTTTTGACATGACGCATCCTCTTTTCGCTGCTATTATTACGACCTTATCTGAACGCAAAGGTATAGCAATCGGACTCTTTGCATTTGTCATGTTTATGGGTTATGGATTGGGAAGTCTGATATTCAGCCTCATCATCAATATTGGTATTAACAAAAGTTTCCAGGTATTTGGATTTTTTGCAGTTTTGGGAGCAATATTATCATTTTTTGCATTCAAGAATGAAAGATAA